The following are encoded together in the Fodinibius salinus genome:
- a CDS encoding esterase/lipase family protein has protein sequence MIEQLNADKWLKRFELDEFPEPEVITLQHPILLCHGYGAIATLVKPSPLYDVSMLLRSHNVLAFAPNIVPYAKIETRAESWVQVIENLAEKSTTGKINIIAHSMGGLDIRYALSKLGIAEHVASFTTVSTPHRGTSLAELTLKTPNAIRDKMADFLDWMGDRIYPKIKSDSVGSAEQLTRQYASEVFNPEIKDVPGIPYYSYSSAVGKGTQNPIRVIARYQNKHIFEEEGPNDGMVSVKSAKWGEHIKTCGLSHLEQLDMRLKDDRKPIYKKFWVDIAKTLQKKGH, from the coding sequence ATGATAGAACAACTTAATGCTGATAAATGGCTTAAAAGATTTGAACTTGATGAATTTCCGGAACCGGAAGTCATTACACTTCAGCATCCGATATTACTCTGTCACGGCTATGGTGCCATTGCTACGCTGGTAAAACCCTCTCCGCTTTATGATGTTTCCATGCTGCTGCGCTCGCACAATGTACTGGCTTTTGCGCCCAATATTGTACCCTATGCCAAGATAGAAACCCGAGCTGAAAGCTGGGTACAGGTGATCGAAAATCTAGCTGAAAAATCCACCACCGGCAAGATTAATATTATAGCACACAGTATGGGCGGGCTTGACATCCGCTATGCCCTTTCCAAACTCGGCATCGCCGAGCATGTGGCCTCTTTTACCACTGTCAGTACTCCGCACCGGGGCACAAGTCTGGCAGAATTGACGCTTAAAACGCCCAACGCTATTCGGGATAAAATGGCTGATTTTCTTGACTGGATGGGCGACCGCATCTACCCCAAAATAAAAAGCGATTCGGTAGGATCGGCAGAACAGTTAACCCGTCAGTATGCCAGCGAAGTTTTCAATCCCGAGATCAAAGATGTACCCGGAATCCCTTATTACTCATATTCTTCGGCGGTAGGCAAAGGAACCCAAAATCCTATACGAGTAATTGCCCGCTATCAAAACAAGCATATATTTGAAGAAGAAGGCCCCAACGACGGCATGGTATCTGTCAAAAGTGCAAAGTGGGGTGAACATATCAAAACCTGTGGTCTTTCGCACCTGGAACAGCTGGATATGCGGTTAAAAGATGATCGAAAACCGATCTACAAAAAGTTTTGGGTAGATATAGCTAAAACACTCCAAAAGAAAGGACATTGA
- a CDS encoding PAS domain S-box protein: protein MDRFLFDLNPNPVLIYQADSYQILTANDAFSQKYGYTKDEVAELTIFDIHPQDEYQKIEEVLQILDNKESSKTKSIRHISKEGEIFYVDITSDAYTFEDKKARLVVVHDITDRIRAEEKAEQAFQELNHLVEESPLALVKWDVNFKIQEWSKRAEEITGFPKDFVEDNNPEGFLFSGRDQLLVEQSMRYLISGRGDRTNFECKMYHRDGTLVDLRIHASALRDENDDIVSILTLMEDITNRKKTEERYHRLFKNANDGIFLIKDKEFVECNQQVLEIYGCNTKKEIIGHTPLDFSPEHQPDGQKSSQKADRKIQNALDGTPQVFEWKHHQKDGTPINVEVSLNRLELAEGVYIQAIIRDLTEQKKAQRELKKSEQLFKNLFFNTPAAIAKVDRHNKVTMVNDSFERLFGFTEEELVGKDLNEAIVPQQDEISADLSERNLAEDKLYKEVTRFTKDDEERDLLFGTVPVYVDGEAIGGFGIYVDITEQKQNQRKLQKSLDEKQVLLSEVHHRVKNNLAVISGFLQLQALQVDNEQTQAELENSYLRIQSMALVHEMLYESKNFGEILFGKIIDNLVNKIKKSRSEESKNIDIETTKENVTLDINQAVPLTIIINEVVANCYAHAFNEESGVIEIELQKTGKLISVEIQDNGVGLPDNFSVEDQSTVGMNVISKLTNQLKGNLRYEDNNKGAWFEISFTKAKRKGSNRHTDVIEN, encoded by the coding sequence ATGGATCGATTTTTATTTGATCTGAATCCTAATCCGGTTCTTATTTATCAAGCTGATTCTTATCAGATACTGACGGCCAATGATGCCTTTTCTCAGAAGTATGGGTACACAAAAGATGAAGTTGCAGAATTAACGATTTTTGATATCCATCCACAGGATGAGTATCAAAAAATTGAGGAGGTATTGCAGATACTAGATAATAAAGAATCCAGTAAGACCAAATCTATTCGTCATATCTCAAAAGAAGGTGAAATATTCTATGTTGATATAACCTCTGATGCATATACATTTGAGGACAAGAAAGCTCGGTTAGTTGTTGTACACGATATTACAGATCGGATACGGGCAGAAGAAAAGGCCGAACAAGCTTTTCAGGAGTTGAATCATCTTGTGGAGGAAAGCCCGCTGGCTTTGGTCAAATGGGATGTGAATTTTAAAATTCAGGAATGGTCAAAGCGGGCTGAAGAAATAACAGGTTTTCCAAAAGATTTTGTAGAAGATAATAACCCTGAAGGATTTTTATTTTCGGGTCGTGATCAGTTGCTAGTTGAACAAAGTATGAGGTATCTGATATCCGGCAGAGGAGATAGAACCAATTTTGAATGTAAAATGTACCACCGTGATGGCACGCTTGTTGATTTGCGGATCCATGCCTCGGCGCTACGTGATGAAAATGATGATATTGTATCGATACTGACACTGATGGAGGATATTACTAATCGCAAAAAGACGGAAGAACGATATCATCGACTGTTTAAAAATGCGAATGACGGCATTTTCCTAATAAAGGACAAAGAGTTTGTTGAATGTAATCAGCAGGTTTTAGAAATCTATGGTTGTAATACCAAAAAAGAAATTATAGGTCATACGCCTCTTGACTTTTCTCCCGAACATCAACCTGACGGACAAAAATCATCTCAAAAAGCAGACCGAAAAATACAGAATGCTCTTGACGGCACGCCACAGGTGTTTGAGTGGAAACATCATCAAAAAGATGGTACGCCTATCAATGTAGAGGTTAGTTTAAACAGGCTGGAGTTGGCCGAAGGTGTTTATATACAGGCTATTATTCGGGATTTAACAGAACAAAAAAAGGCCCAAAGAGAACTCAAAAAAAGCGAACAATTATTCAAAAACCTGTTCTTTAATACTCCGGCGGCTATTGCCAAAGTTGACCGTCATAACAAGGTAACTATGGTAAATGATAGTTTTGAACGCCTGTTTGGGTTTACCGAAGAAGAGCTGGTGGGTAAAGACCTTAATGAGGCTATTGTTCCCCAACAGGATGAAATATCGGCCGATTTATCTGAGCGGAATCTTGCTGAAGATAAGCTGTACAAGGAAGTTACCCGTTTTACAAAAGATGATGAGGAGCGTGATCTGTTGTTTGGCACCGTTCCCGTTTACGTAGATGGAGAAGCGATTGGTGGATTTGGGATCTATGTGGATATTACTGAGCAAAAACAGAACCAGCGGAAGCTGCAAAAATCACTTGACGAAAAACAAGTTTTGCTTAGCGAAGTGCATCATCGAGTAAAAAATAATTTAGCAGTTATATCCGGATTTTTGCAGCTGCAGGCCTTACAAGTTGATAATGAACAGACACAAGCGGAACTGGAAAACAGCTATCTTCGCATACAATCGATGGCGTTGGTACATGAGATGCTTTATGAATCGAAAAATTTTGGAGAAATATTATTCGGAAAGATCATTGATAACTTGGTTAACAAGATTAAAAAAAGCAGGAGTGAAGAGAGTAAAAATATTGACATTGAAACAACTAAGGAAAATGTGACGCTGGATATTAACCAGGCTGTACCGCTAACTATCATTATTAACGAAGTAGTGGCCAACTGTTATGCACATGCCTTTAACGAAGAAAGCGGAGTGATTGAAATTGAGCTGCAGAAAACCGGGAAATTGATATCTGTTGAAATACAGGATAATGGAGTCGGACTTCCGGATAATTTTTCAGTTGAAGATCAATCTACTGTTGGAATGAACGTGATAAGTAAATTAACAAATCAGCTGAAAGGTAATCTTCGTTATGAAGATAATAACAAAGGCGCTTGGTTTGAGATCAGTTTCACAAAAGCTAAAAGAAAGGGGAGCAACCGACACACTGATGTTATTGAGAATTAA
- the coaBC gene encoding bifunctional phosphopantothenoylcysteine decarboxylase/phosphopantothenate--cysteine ligase CoaBC produces the protein MLSGKRIILGVTGGIAAYKAAILLRAFQKSGADVRVTMTPSATQFVGVETFSALSKHDVAVNIFPENRPTSESWTQHISWGEWADLFVIAPCTANTLAKIAHGISDNMLTATVLAARCPLLLCPTMDGEMYQSPAVQQNLKEVQRHENHLLEPTEGYLASGLEGKGRLPETDDILQKSNSIISKSRTNGPLAGKKVLVTAGPTREHIDPVRFISNPSSGKMGTAMAEAALQMGADVTLIHGPVNIPLPEGIDTVEIESAEELFKQVKDHADADVVIMAAAVSDFRPASYNSQKTKKEDAEFSLGLTQTTDILGWLGRQDLPGQIRIGFAMETENLLENAKTKLNHKNADWIVANSLNGDQSGFESDKNTVHLLGTETEQTFSGTKQDVGREVLEKIFNSQ, from the coding sequence ATGTTATCCGGCAAACGGATAATTCTCGGTGTTACCGGTGGAATAGCAGCTTATAAGGCTGCTATTCTTTTACGTGCCTTCCAAAAATCCGGCGCCGATGTACGCGTAACAATGACACCTAGTGCCACTCAATTTGTGGGCGTTGAAACATTCTCCGCCCTCTCTAAACATGACGTTGCTGTTAACATCTTTCCGGAGAATCGTCCCACAAGCGAATCATGGACCCAACACATTAGCTGGGGCGAATGGGCTGACCTTTTTGTCATAGCTCCCTGTACGGCAAATACTCTGGCAAAAATTGCTCACGGGATTTCTGACAATATGCTCACTGCTACCGTGCTGGCTGCGCGCTGCCCCTTACTTCTTTGTCCTACTATGGACGGTGAAATGTATCAATCCCCGGCCGTGCAACAGAACTTGAAAGAAGTACAACGTCACGAAAATCACTTGTTGGAACCCACGGAGGGTTATTTAGCCAGCGGATTAGAAGGAAAAGGGAGACTGCCGGAAACAGATGACATCCTGCAAAAAAGTAACAGCATAATAAGTAAATCACGTACTAATGGCCCATTGGCAGGTAAAAAAGTATTGGTAACTGCCGGACCTACCCGTGAACATATCGACCCGGTGCGCTTTATCTCCAACCCCAGCTCGGGCAAAATGGGAACAGCTATGGCAGAGGCCGCGTTACAGATGGGGGCTGACGTCACTCTTATTCACGGCCCTGTAAATATCCCTCTTCCGGAAGGCATCGACACTGTAGAAATTGAATCAGCGGAAGAGCTGTTCAAGCAAGTAAAAGACCACGCAGATGCTGATGTCGTTATCATGGCAGCTGCTGTTTCAGACTTCCGTCCTGCCAGTTATAATAGTCAAAAGACAAAAAAAGAGGACGCAGAATTTTCTCTTGGCCTTACTCAAACAACTGACATTCTGGGATGGCTGGGGCGACAAGATCTCCCAGGCCAAATACGGATTGGCTTTGCAATGGAAACAGAAAATCTGCTAGAGAATGCTAAGACCAAACTAAACCATAAAAATGCTGACTGGATTGTTGCTAACTCTCTCAACGGCGATCAGTCAGGCTTTGAATCTGATAAAAATACCGTACATCTACTGGGAACTGAAACGGAACAAACATTTTCTGGTACTAAACAGGACGTTGGCCGCGAAGTCTTGGAGAAAATTTTTAATTCTCAATAA
- a CDS encoding DNA-directed RNA polymerase subunit omega has protein sequence MPIKTLDIEKLNKDTGNQYELISIMAKRARQIAANEKLELDEKLKYFEGFDDDDDFTFNEEQENISKEFEKLPHATQRSIDEMRRGEVYFRYPETEE, from the coding sequence ATGCCTATTAAAACGCTCGATATTGAAAAACTAAATAAGGATACTGGTAATCAATACGAATTGATTAGCATCATGGCAAAGCGGGCCCGGCAGATTGCGGCCAACGAAAAGTTAGAGCTGGATGAAAAGCTCAAATATTTTGAAGGCTTTGACGACGACGATGATTTCACCTTCAACGAGGAGCAGGAGAATATTTCAAAGGAATTTGAGAAGCTTCCCCACGCTACTCAACGTTCTATTGATGAAATGCGACGCGGCGAAGTGTACTTCCGCTATCCTGAAACTGAAGAATAA
- the gmk gene encoding guanylate kinase has product MSNNPTGKVIVIVAPSGAGKTTLAQRLLNDFSDIKFSVSATTRPPREDEIHGEDYYFLSDEEFDQKIKNDEFLEWESYSGNRYGTLQSEVDKLVETGYFPLLDIEVRGALNVAQMYNSNAVSIFIEPPSMDVLAQRLSGRGSETDDSLTKRLKRAEKEMQYADRFDHIVINDDLDTAYSKIASIVEPYITEKS; this is encoded by the coding sequence TTGAGTAATAACCCCACCGGCAAGGTAATTGTGATTGTAGCACCCAGCGGGGCAGGCAAGACAACGCTGGCTCAGCGACTCCTTAACGATTTTTCGGATATTAAATTCTCCGTTTCCGCCACTACACGCCCCCCTCGAGAAGATGAAATACATGGAGAAGACTACTATTTTTTGAGTGATGAAGAATTCGATCAAAAAATAAAAAATGATGAGTTTTTAGAGTGGGAGTCTTACAGTGGCAACCGCTATGGCACCCTCCAATCTGAAGTTGATAAACTGGTGGAAACTGGGTATTTTCCGTTGCTTGACATTGAAGTACGCGGTGCACTCAATGTGGCACAGATGTACAACAGCAATGCTGTTTCCATCTTCATAGAACCGCCCTCGATGGATGTACTTGCACAACGATTATCCGGCCGGGGCAGTGAAACAGATGATTCACTCACAAAACGATTAAAACGCGCCGAAAAAGAGATGCAATATGCTGATCGTTTTGACCATATTGTAATTAATGACGATCTGGATACAGCGTATAGTAAAATTGCATCAATCGTAGAACCTTACATCACTGAAAAAAGCTGA
- a CDS encoding YicC/YloC family endoribonuclease, with protein MIRSMTGFGRGEASTGGIAVTAEVKTVNSRYLNISFRTPKYLQDKELELKELLQKHIERGKVTLSINVDKSDMGIPEVTFNENLVQGYRSMLDSLRETADIEEPIRLETLLEFSDIFESREQDEEMTEQIWSLTQQAVKSATEGLVSMRKQEGGQLYEDLSSRIDHIDKMLATIQDKVDGRSAEIKKDLQTRINELIESDKIDDDRLEMEVAVLVDKMDITEEIVRTRSHIKFFIETLNDEESTGRRLKFLSQEINREINTIGSKANDSEISRYVVQAKESLEQIKEQIQNVE; from the coding sequence ATGATTCGATCGATGACCGGCTTTGGACGTGGCGAAGCTTCTACTGGAGGTATTGCTGTTACTGCAGAGGTCAAAACAGTAAATAGCCGATATCTGAACATTTCTTTCCGTACCCCTAAGTACTTGCAAGACAAAGAACTTGAACTCAAAGAGCTACTGCAAAAGCATATTGAACGTGGTAAGGTTACGCTGTCGATTAATGTTGACAAATCTGATATGGGTATTCCCGAGGTAACTTTTAATGAAAATCTGGTACAGGGATATCGTTCGATGCTCGACAGCCTGCGGGAAACAGCTGATATTGAAGAACCGATCCGGCTGGAAACATTGCTGGAATTTAGCGATATCTTCGAGTCCCGTGAGCAAGATGAGGAAATGACCGAACAAATTTGGTCGCTCACTCAACAGGCCGTCAAGTCTGCCACAGAAGGTTTAGTTTCAATGCGCAAACAAGAAGGTGGACAGCTATATGAAGATTTGAGTAGCCGCATTGATCACATTGACAAGATGCTAGCTACTATACAGGATAAAGTAGATGGTCGATCAGCTGAAATTAAAAAAGACTTGCAGACCCGTATTAATGAGTTGATTGAGAGTGACAAGATTGATGATGATCGCCTGGAAATGGAAGTCGCTGTACTGGTGGACAAAATGGATATCACAGAAGAGATCGTACGTACTCGCTCACATATCAAATTTTTCATCGAGACACTAAATGATGAAGAGTCTACCGGACGAAGGCTCAAATTTTTGAGCCAAGAAATCAATCGGGAAATTAATACTATAGGCTCCAAAGCCAACGACTCTGAGATTTCCCGGTATGTAGTACAGGCCAAAGAAAGTTTAGAACAAATCAAAGAACAAATTCAAAACGTTGAGTAA
- the glmM gene encoding phosphoglucosamine mutase, protein MSLMISVSGIRGIFGTDLTPENLSQFTAGFGSWTGTGKVIVGRDTRVTGQICEDIVVATLQSVGCDVVKVGVAPTPTVAMAVHKHDADGAIIISASHNPENWNALKLLNSKSEFLDAEQGQKVITTSKEQTYSYKKFDEIGSVKTDEDALDYHVQKILELPYIDRDLIASKDFSVAIDPVNGTGTIGIPAIFEALGVENIHSINDEPNGLFAHNPEPLPEYLEDICNLVKEHSCDIGVVTDPDADRLALVTNKGNLFGEEYTQATAFDFLLGKKSGPCATNLSSSRVAEDVAQKHGQQCYRSSVGEINVVKKMQEVDAVIGGEGNGGVINPDLHYGRDSMVGIAMVLQLLAERDITSEEYRNTLPDYEMRKDKIQLSDVDGDAILKKTESIYTEYNPDTTDGVKVDFEDGWVHLRKSNTEPIIRVYSEGTSAQKAKELADRVVAAVR, encoded by the coding sequence ATGTCATTAATGATTTCTGTCTCCGGTATCCGGGGCATTTTTGGAACTGATTTAACGCCCGAAAACCTTAGTCAATTTACAGCTGGGTTTGGCAGCTGGACGGGCACGGGCAAAGTAATCGTTGGGCGTGACACACGCGTAACAGGGCAAATTTGCGAGGATATTGTAGTAGCTACACTGCAATCTGTAGGCTGCGATGTAGTAAAGGTCGGCGTTGCCCCTACCCCTACTGTGGCTATGGCCGTTCACAAACACGATGCTGATGGCGCAATTATCATTTCAGCCAGCCATAATCCTGAAAACTGGAATGCGCTTAAATTGCTTAACAGCAAAAGCGAATTTTTGGATGCTGAACAGGGACAGAAAGTAATTACTACCAGTAAAGAACAGACATATTCTTACAAAAAATTTGACGAAATTGGCTCAGTTAAAACTGATGAAGATGCGCTGGACTATCACGTTCAAAAAATATTAGAACTGCCTTATATTGATCGTGATTTGATTGCATCAAAAGACTTTTCGGTAGCGATTGATCCTGTTAATGGTACCGGTACTATTGGAATTCCTGCTATCTTCGAAGCCCTGGGCGTGGAAAATATTCATTCCATCAATGATGAACCCAATGGACTTTTTGCTCACAATCCCGAACCCCTTCCCGAATATCTGGAAGATATTTGCAACCTTGTTAAAGAGCATAGCTGTGATATAGGCGTTGTCACCGACCCCGATGCGGATCGACTGGCACTGGTTACCAACAAAGGCAATCTGTTTGGTGAAGAATATACCCAGGCTACCGCTTTCGACTTTTTATTAGGTAAAAAATCAGGACCCTGCGCTACCAATTTGTCCTCATCACGGGTGGCCGAAGATGTAGCCCAAAAGCATGGGCAGCAGTGCTACCGATCCTCAGTAGGCGAAATTAATGTCGTTAAAAAAATGCAGGAAGTGGATGCTGTAATTGGCGGCGAAGGAAACGGTGGCGTCATCAATCCGGACCTGCACTATGGTCGCGATTCAATGGTGGGAATAGCTATGGTTCTACAGTTGCTTGCAGAACGCGATATCACCTCCGAAGAATATCGCAATACTCTGCCGGATTACGAGATGCGCAAGGATAAAATACAACTCTCTGATGTCGATGGGGATGCCATCCTGAAAAAGACTGAGTCGATATATACAGAATATAATCCTGACACCACTGATGGGGTAAAAGTCGATTTTGAGGATGGATGGGTACACCTGCGAAAATCAAATACTGAACCCATCATCCGCGTCTATTCAGAAGGCACCTCAGCCCAAAAAGCAAAAGAGCTGGCAGACCGGGTGGTGGCAGCCGTTCGGTAA
- a CDS encoding cob(I)yrinic acid a,c-diamide adenosyltransferase: MKIYTKRGDSGDTSLFGGDRVSKSSERIKAYGTVDELNSVVGLAASYELSERGTILLRRIQELLFTLGADLATPPSSDTRIDRIAQEDIDFLEEAIDELEENLETLKNFILPGGSQPGATLHLARTVCRRAERATVACHETDEISDECIKFLNRLSDFLFVIARHENKEAGIREETWKPERNEQ, encoded by the coding sequence ATGAAAATTTATACAAAACGAGGAGATTCTGGAGACACCTCGCTTTTTGGTGGAGACCGTGTTTCCAAATCCTCAGAGCGTATCAAAGCGTATGGTACCGTCGATGAACTAAACTCTGTCGTGGGATTGGCTGCCAGCTATGAATTATCCGAAAGGGGTACAATCTTACTGCGCAGAATACAAGAACTGCTATTTACTTTAGGCGCTGACCTGGCTACCCCTCCCTCTTCAGATACACGTATTGATCGGATAGCACAAGAAGATATCGATTTTCTGGAAGAGGCTATTGATGAGCTGGAAGAGAATCTGGAAACTCTGAAAAACTTTATCCTTCCCGGCGGATCGCAGCCGGGTGCCACCCTTCACCTTGCACGTACTGTCTGCCGACGTGCTGAACGTGCGACTGTTGCATGCCATGAAACTGATGAGATATCAGATGAATGTATTAAGTTCTTAAATCGCCTTTCTGACTTTTTGTTTGTGATCGCTCGGCATGAAAACAAAGAAGCAGGCATTCGTGAAGAAACCTGGAAGCCAGAACGTAATGAGCAGTAA
- a CDS encoding IMPACT family protein has protein sequence MLKTVKTTTHSKFREKGSKFLGHLFPTDSEKAFEKRLKNIQSQYPDATHHCYGWRLYPNNIKEFAQDDGEPGGTAGLPILNQLKSFEMVNCGCIVVRYYGGTNLGTSGLINAYGKAAKRCLSQASLLQLVPTANFKINYPYDQQTHIEQLKNQFDLKEIDAQYLEEITLKIACRSKQADDFLAALKQLTHKGVEVESLGRGFIIMQS, from the coding sequence ATGTTGAAAACGGTAAAAACAACAACACATAGTAAATTCCGTGAAAAGGGATCAAAATTTTTGGGACACCTGTTTCCAACAGATTCCGAAAAAGCATTTGAGAAACGGCTGAAAAATATTCAGTCCCAATATCCCGATGCTACTCACCACTGTTACGGATGGCGGCTGTATCCCAATAACATCAAAGAGTTTGCACAAGATGACGGCGAACCCGGCGGTACGGCAGGTCTCCCGATCTTAAACCAGCTTAAATCTTTTGAAATGGTGAACTGTGGGTGCATCGTCGTTCGGTATTACGGTGGTACGAACCTCGGTACATCAGGGCTCATTAACGCTTATGGAAAGGCTGCAAAAAGATGTCTCAGTCAGGCATCATTACTACAGCTTGTACCTACAGCAAATTTCAAAATTAACTATCCGTATGATCAACAAACACACATTGAGCAACTTAAAAACCAATTTGATCTAAAAGAGATTGATGCCCAATACCTGGAAGAAATCACCCTTAAAATAGCTTGTAGATCGAAACAGGCCGATGATTTTCTGGCCGCTCTCAAGCAGCTTACCCACAAAGGAGTTGAGGTCGAGTCGTTGGGCCGTGGATTTATAATTATGCAATCCTAA
- a CDS encoding succinate dehydrogenase cytochrome b subunit, with amino-acid sequence MPSIIRALKSQVGRKILTAVTGLGLILFIIFHLIGNLTLFGDAQAFNEYTYALESLGWILYVLEAGLVIAFLLHAYIGISIWWNRRKARPESYEVYNSKGGPSHQTWASKSMIFTGIVLLVFIVIHIDTFKFGATDTIMLNGHEARDLKALVIATFTQPLYAFGYTAVMILLGFHLGHGFWSAITSLTMKHNKMSGIIYAAGIIFAILMAVGFLFIPLYIYFTGGQGMLIA; translated from the coding sequence ATGCCTTCAATTATACGAGCATTAAAATCCCAGGTCGGTCGTAAAATTTTGACAGCTGTTACCGGATTGGGGCTGATTCTTTTTATCATATTTCATCTGATTGGTAATCTTACGCTTTTCGGGGATGCACAGGCGTTCAACGAATATACCTATGCGCTCGAAAGTCTGGGCTGGATATTGTATGTACTTGAAGCCGGCTTGGTTATTGCCTTTCTGTTGCATGCCTATATAGGAATTTCTATTTGGTGGAACCGTCGTAAAGCTCGTCCCGAGAGCTATGAGGTATACAACAGTAAGGGTGGTCCCAGTCATCAGACATGGGCATCAAAATCAATGATATTTACCGGTATCGTACTCCTTGTGTTTATTGTGATTCATATTGACACGTTTAAGTTTGGTGCCACCGACACTATTATGCTCAACGGGCACGAAGCGCGAGACCTTAAGGCATTAGTAATTGCGACTTTTACACAACCGTTATACGCATTCGGATATACGGCTGTGATGATTTTACTTGGTTTTCATTTGGGGCATGGATTTTGGAGTGCCATCACATCGCTGACAATGAAGCACAATAAAATGTCAGGTATTATTTATGCAGCAGGTATTATTTTTGCCATTTTGATGGCCGTTGGCTTTCTATTTATTCCGCTTTATATCTACTTCACCGGCGGACAGGGTATGTTAATTGCTTAG